A stretch of Candidatus Vicinibacter affinis DNA encodes these proteins:
- a CDS encoding SPFH domain-containing protein translates to MGIFDFLKNEFVESIDWVDVDGEIVLYKFPDKQADIKYGAALTVRPSQVAIFVNEGQIADVFQEGLYTLETQNMPLLTKLKNWQMGFNSPFKCDVYFVSLKSFTQFKWGTPNPIIMRDSQFGQVRVKAFGTYMLRIKEPVLFFKEFAGNKPLVRQQEIEATMRDFISPKFAEALAESKVSVMDMVSNYSEIGNKVLPLLQDDFDQFGITLTKYVVTSISLPEEVEAFYDKITNMNMAQDLNRLTQFEASQAIQKAAENQGTTGAFIGMNMGANLGNAINNQMQSAQSVSTGLSEKEKIMDTIRELGKLKLEGLLSDAEFEEKKKELLARL, encoded by the coding sequence ATGGGAATTTTCGACTTTTTAAAGAATGAGTTTGTTGAATCCATCGATTGGGTAGATGTTGATGGGGAGATTGTACTGTATAAATTTCCGGACAAACAAGCTGATATTAAATACGGAGCTGCCCTCACAGTTAGACCTAGCCAAGTTGCTATTTTTGTAAATGAAGGCCAAATAGCGGATGTTTTTCAGGAAGGACTTTACACTTTGGAAACGCAAAATATGCCTTTGCTTACGAAATTGAAAAATTGGCAAATGGGCTTTAACTCTCCTTTTAAGTGTGATGTATATTTTGTAAGCCTAAAAAGTTTTACCCAATTTAAGTGGGGAACCCCAAATCCTATCATCATGAGAGATTCTCAGTTTGGACAGGTGAGAGTCAAGGCTTTTGGTACTTATATGCTTAGAATAAAGGAGCCGGTGTTGTTTTTTAAAGAGTTTGCAGGTAATAAGCCTTTGGTCAGGCAACAAGAAATTGAAGCTACCATGCGGGATTTTATTTCCCCAAAATTTGCCGAAGCTCTTGCAGAATCAAAAGTTTCAGTAATGGACATGGTTTCCAATTATTCGGAAATTGGGAATAAAGTACTGCCGTTATTACAAGATGACTTTGATCAATTCGGTATAACCCTTACTAAATACGTTGTCACAAGTATAAGTCTGCCAGAAGAAGTTGAAGCTTTCTATGACAAAATAACCAACATGAATATGGCACAGGACCTGAACAGATTGACTCAATTTGAAGCAAGTCAGGCTATTCAGAAAGCTGCCGAAAACCAAGGAACAACTGGTGCTTTTATTGGAATGAATATGGGCGCTAACCTTGGAAATGCAATTAACAATCAAATGCAATCTGCGCAATCGGTTTCAACAGGTCTTTCGGAAAAGGAGAAAATTATGGACACCATTAGGGAATTGGGAAAGTTAAAATTGGAAGGATTGCTTTCAGATGCCGAATTCGAAGAGAAAAAGAAAGAACTTTTAGCAAGGTTATAG
- a CDS encoding T9SS type A sorting domain-containing protein, translated as MKLFNLVWLVLSLTITTNYGLKGQCAKGNIYITKFMATSGLGTYESPAQGTIDFEFCFKLDGFFEASTNWVHGIFMAFDDLQSGVTYFEGPTGTQNTQYGNRRWIYIDSIKARNFDLPGPGFYVDDNDGNPRTNYGDNGIGTPNAKFPDLDPFCFKAQYKCGSANLLRPVIRVTGDGTTGGWKNPSCPGDIFKATSGGPNGNGIIIVCGQVLPLELISFKVLQEDGHNILQWQGIADHNFSHYIVEKKSNSEIEFSPIQMLALQPGTSENSIHSLSFEDDQIIEGTTYYRLKMVDKDLTFSYSQVISVRTLETGSSLSLNLYPVPAFDFLNLDILGQTERTDHYVDIYSLNGKKLKSQVLRAVESKTSYKISIQDLPKGVYFVKITSNPNTAEENIFKFIKG; from the coding sequence ATGAAACTTTTCAACTTGGTTTGGTTGGTTCTTTCTCTCACCATTACAACAAATTATGGTCTAAAGGGACAATGCGCCAAAGGAAACATATACATCACCAAGTTCATGGCTACATCAGGTCTGGGAACGTACGAGAGCCCAGCTCAAGGAACTATAGATTTTGAATTCTGTTTTAAATTGGATGGCTTTTTTGAAGCCTCTACCAATTGGGTTCATGGTATTTTCATGGCTTTTGATGACTTACAATCGGGAGTTACCTATTTTGAAGGACCCACAGGAACGCAAAACACCCAATATGGAAATAGAAGATGGATTTACATTGATTCTATCAAAGCCCGAAATTTTGACTTGCCGGGACCCGGATTTTATGTAGATGACAATGACGGCAATCCGAGAACAAACTATGGAGATAACGGTATTGGTACTCCAAATGCAAAATTTCCGGATTTGGATCCGTTCTGTTTTAAAGCTCAATACAAATGTGGTTCAGCCAATCTACTCAGACCTGTGATTCGTGTAACCGGAGATGGAACAACCGGTGGATGGAAGAACCCTTCATGCCCTGGCGACATTTTTAAAGCTACCAGCGGAGGACCAAACGGAAACGGAATCATTATTGTATGTGGTCAAGTCCTACCACTGGAATTGATTTCCTTTAAGGTATTGCAGGAGGACGGGCATAATATTTTACAATGGCAAGGTATCGCTGATCATAATTTTTCACATTATATCGTAGAAAAAAAATCTAATTCAGAAATTGAATTTTCACCCATCCAAATGCTTGCACTCCAACCGGGCACATCAGAAAACAGCATACATTCTTTGAGTTTTGAGGACGATCAAATAATCGAGGGAACTACATATTATCGCTTGAAAATGGTTGACAAAGATTTAACCTTCAGCTATTCACAGGTTATCAGTGTCAGAACTCTAGAAACAGGATCATCATTGAGTTTAAATCTATATCCTGTGCCCGCATTTGATTTTTTAAATCTGGATATTTTGGGGCAAACTGAAAGGACTGATCATTATGTGGATATTTACAGCCTGAATGGAAAGAAGTTAAAAAGTCAGGTCTTAAGAGCCGTAGAATCAAAAACCTCTTACAAAATTAGCATCCAGGATTTACCGAAAGGAGTCTATTTTGTCAAAATCACTTCCAACCCCAACACGGCAGAAGAAAATATTTTTAAATTCATTAAAGGGTAA
- a CDS encoding thioredoxin domain-containing protein yields the protein MKLLLIFTAVLLINFTSCKNTKEDSSHKTSGNHLSGEISPYLLQHAHNPVDWYPWKDEALKIAADTRKLMIISIGYSSCHWCHVMERESFSDTAVSNVMNAHFISIKVDREERPDVDQIYMNACQIINSGACGWPLNAITLPDGRPVWVGTYLTKDEWLRLLKNMQDVYAEDPNELEKMAMQIQSHLSVDYSRFGTTTQTVGSEKILKNLYDKTIQSLDFVHGGKKSSQKFPLPPLMRSLLEYQHYSKNPQLDKFISTTLDKMADGGIYDHLEGGFSRYTVDPEWKVPHFEKMLYDNAQLISLYSFAYQKNGNEKYKSVIEKSLDFVKNNLTNQDGSFYSSLDAETEGEEGKFYVWTEKEINDGLGAGSDLEIFKYTYGIKEAGNWEKGKNVLFTVVDVKSTAKKFKKSESEILQSLNDSRNKLIKVKSNRKKPKLDDKILTAWNSLMIRACIDASAALNNKEYLNSAIKAADLIKNRMWDPQNGLYRNFKNGQKNINGFLEDYSFTIDAFIRLYEMSFDESYLLFAKQLTDVTIQNFSDQNNVFFYFNSKLDKQLISRKMDFEDQVTPSANSVMADNLYRLGLFFYNNEYLERSKKMILSATENFGEGQTEFYSNWTRLYISLLKPYYEVAVVGPNSKELRNELAMTFLPSVILLGGTTEGTLELLKDKLQEGNTFIYVCRNKVCKIPVTNAAEALKLID from the coding sequence ATGAAACTATTATTAATTTTTACTGCGGTTCTACTGATAAATTTTACTTCTTGTAAGAATACCAAAGAAGACTCCTCACATAAAACATCAGGCAACCACCTTAGTGGTGAAATTTCGCCTTATCTTCTCCAACATGCGCACAATCCTGTAGATTGGTATCCATGGAAAGATGAAGCACTTAAAATTGCTGCGGACACCAGAAAGCTGATGATCATTAGTATTGGGTATTCATCTTGCCATTGGTGCCATGTAATGGAAAGAGAATCATTTAGTGATACTGCAGTCAGTAACGTCATGAACGCACATTTCATTTCTATTAAAGTTGACCGTGAAGAACGACCGGATGTGGACCAAATCTATATGAACGCCTGCCAAATAATCAATTCAGGCGCTTGCGGATGGCCATTAAATGCCATTACGCTTCCTGACGGCAGACCAGTTTGGGTAGGGACTTATCTGACCAAAGACGAATGGCTGAGATTGCTGAAAAATATGCAGGATGTTTATGCTGAAGATCCAAATGAATTGGAAAAAATGGCGATGCAAATTCAAAGCCATCTGAGTGTGGATTATTCACGATTTGGCACTACAACCCAAACAGTAGGTTCAGAAAAAATTTTAAAAAACCTTTATGACAAAACTATTCAATCCCTGGACTTTGTCCATGGCGGAAAGAAAAGCAGCCAAAAATTCCCACTACCTCCGTTGATGAGAAGTTTGCTTGAATACCAACATTATTCAAAGAATCCCCAACTGGATAAATTCATTTCCACGACACTTGACAAGATGGCTGATGGTGGAATTTATGATCATTTAGAAGGTGGCTTTAGCAGATACACAGTGGACCCGGAATGGAAGGTTCCTCATTTTGAAAAAATGCTTTATGACAACGCTCAATTGATCAGTCTTTATTCATTTGCTTATCAAAAGAATGGCAATGAAAAATATAAATCAGTCATTGAAAAAAGCTTGGATTTTGTCAAGAATAATTTAACCAACCAAGATGGTTCATTTTATTCCTCCTTAGACGCAGAAACCGAAGGCGAAGAGGGGAAATTCTATGTTTGGACAGAAAAGGAAATCAACGATGGATTAGGCGCAGGTAGTGACCTTGAAATCTTTAAATACACTTACGGTATTAAAGAAGCAGGCAACTGGGAAAAAGGAAAAAACGTATTGTTTACTGTCGTTGATGTAAAATCCACCGCAAAAAAATTCAAAAAATCTGAATCTGAAATTTTACAATCACTTAATGATTCCAGAAATAAACTAATTAAAGTAAAATCCAATCGAAAAAAACCTAAACTTGATGACAAAATCCTAACAGCCTGGAACTCTCTAATGATAAGGGCGTGTATTGATGCATCGGCAGCATTGAATAATAAAGAATACTTGAACTCCGCCATAAAAGCAGCGGATCTGATAAAAAACAGAATGTGGGATCCTCAAAATGGCTTATATCGCAATTTTAAAAACGGTCAAAAAAATATAAATGGATTTTTGGAGGATTATAGCTTCACAATCGACGCTTTCATCAGATTGTACGAAATGAGTTTTGATGAATCATATTTGTTATTCGCAAAACAACTGACCGATGTAACTATTCAGAATTTTTCTGATCAGAATAATGTATTTTTTTACTTTAATTCAAAATTAGATAAACAATTAATTTCTAGAAAAATGGATTTCGAGGACCAGGTGACCCCTTCTGCAAACTCAGTGATGGCTGATAATCTATATCGTTTAGGCTTGTTTTTTTACAACAACGAATACTTGGAAAGAAGTAAAAAAATGATCCTTAGTGCAACCGAGAATTTTGGAGAAGGCCAAACAGAATTTTATTCAAACTGGACAAGACTCTATATCTCACTATTAAAACCTTACTATGAAGTTGCAGTTGTAGGACCAAACTCCAAAGAATTACGGAACGAATTGGCAATGACTTTTCTTCCTTCAGTCATACTTCTTGGAGGCACAACAGAAGGAACTCTTGAATTATTGAAAGACAAGTTACAGGAAGGTAACACGTTTATTTATGTTTGCAGAAATAAAGTGTGCAAAATTCCGGTAACGAATGCTGCTGAGGCTTTGAAACTGATAGACTAA
- a CDS encoding 1-acyl-sn-glycerol-3-phosphate acyltransferase → MAIFTGFGFILIYTRLFKQQLAFKIRTIWCKLACSILGIKIYKTGHLDVSQPQLYVGNHRSLIDPVVIFSFLDNGYAVSKSEVEKYPLISQGAKLSGVIFVHRNNTESRFLAKNSILENLNNNRSILIFPEGTISITRELLPFKKGSIESAVAAGKKVSFFAIEYMNPKKEISGGMNICYNNSLPLFRSGKPKLEFIFLIPRFLLIL, encoded by the coding sequence ATGGCTATTTTTACAGGTTTTGGTTTTATCTTAATTTACACAAGATTATTCAAACAACAACTTGCATTTAAAATTAGAACGATATGGTGCAAACTGGCATGTTCTATTTTAGGAATTAAAATTTATAAAACAGGTCACCTTGACGTATCTCAACCACAACTATACGTAGGAAATCATCGATCGCTCATTGACCCTGTAGTAATCTTTTCATTTTTAGACAATGGTTATGCAGTAAGTAAATCAGAAGTAGAAAAATACCCTCTTATTAGTCAAGGTGCAAAATTATCCGGAGTGATCTTTGTTCATCGAAATAATACGGAGAGTCGATTTTTAGCTAAAAACTCAATTCTTGAAAACTTAAATAATAATCGTTCTATTCTGATTTTTCCGGAAGGCACCATAAGCATCACGAGAGAGTTACTTCCATTCAAAAAAGGCTCTATTGAATCAGCAGTTGCAGCAGGCAAAAAGGTATCATTCTTCGCAATTGAATATATGAATCCAAAAAAAGAGATTTCTGGTGGAATGAACATTTGCTACAACAATTCATTACCACTTTTTCGAAGTGGAAAACCGAAGTTAGAATTCATTTTTTTGATTCCGAGATTCCTACTGATCCTTTAA
- a CDS encoding methionine-R-sulfoxide reductase, producing MQASEFNNLNEEEKRVILNKGTEFPFSGKYESHFEAGVYTCRQCNEPLYRSAAKFHSGCGWPSFDEEINGAVKRIPDADGYRVEIVCAKCGGHLGHVFEGEGFTPTGLRHCVNSVSLDFLPE from the coding sequence ATGCAGGCCTCAGAATTCAATAATCTTAATGAAGAAGAAAAGCGAGTGATCCTGAACAAGGGAACAGAGTTTCCATTTTCTGGAAAATATGAATCCCATTTTGAGGCGGGAGTTTATACATGTAGACAATGTAACGAACCTTTATATCGATCTGCCGCCAAGTTTCATTCAGGATGTGGTTGGCCTAGTTTTGATGAAGAAATCAATGGAGCAGTCAAGAGGATACCTGATGCCGATGGTTACAGGGTTGAAATAGTTTGTGCAAAGTGCGGTGGACATTTAGGCCATGTGTTTGAAGGAGAAGGCTTCACACCTACAGGATTACGTCATTGTGTCAATTCCGTATCTTTGGATTTTTTACCTGAGTAA
- the msrA gene encoding peptide-methionine (S)-S-oxide reductase MsrA translates to MNPSGLDTIILAAGCFWCVEAVFQDLKGVYQVKSGYTGGKTKNPDYHEVCGGMTGHAEALEVLFDPQIISLDQLLEVFWSTHDPTTLNRQGADKGTQYRSAIFYQNEAQKAVAMKSKAEVATKFWDDPIVTEITKADIFYPAEDYHQNYYKQNSDAGYCQIVIAPKLIKLREKYQGLLKK, encoded by the coding sequence ATAAATCCCTCTGGCTTGGATACGATTATACTAGCTGCAGGATGCTTTTGGTGTGTTGAGGCGGTTTTTCAGGATTTGAAGGGGGTTTATCAAGTAAAGTCTGGTTATACAGGGGGCAAAACCAAGAATCCGGATTACCACGAAGTCTGTGGTGGAATGACCGGGCATGCTGAAGCTCTTGAGGTTTTGTTTGACCCTCAAATAATTTCTTTGGATCAGTTATTGGAAGTGTTTTGGTCCACTCATGACCCAACAACCCTGAACAGACAAGGAGCTGACAAGGGAACCCAGTACAGATCTGCAATATTTTATCAAAATGAGGCGCAGAAAGCAGTGGCAATGAAGTCTAAGGCTGAGGTCGCAACTAAATTTTGGGATGATCCAATTGTTACTGAAATAACAAAAGCCGATATATTTTATCCGGCAGAAGACTATCACCAAAATTACTATAAGCAGAATTCAGATGCCGGATATTGTCAAATTGTAATAGCACCTAAACTGATTAAATTAAGGGAAAAATATCAGGGACTTTTAAAAAAGTAG
- a CDS encoding site-specific integrase — MKIGKASYYFFLRNSRINSKGKAPIHCRIKIMNETKVMSTGVMVELKNWNNLTLTVNQKRDPISFLIIERWRVLLLKTFTKAFLDNEIPNLNQVLVDLGVKKENINPVGFVEVYKIYLEGIQKQINQNYTLSTFNKFKTIYNHLKEYLIKVHNQKEILLKELKIRHLLEFEEYMTIDLKLKQITINKSIQRLKSIIKYAIAHEYLDKDPWMAFKSKPVHINIKYLTKKELQKLEAIILEDNKLNKVRDIFIFACYTGFGYSELKQCSIKGLEEKSSILWLSVIRQKTKKIQKVPLLPKALKIWTKYGGKLPVMSNQKMNQYLKDIGKICEFETPLTTHLARKTFASTVLLGNNVPIKVVSSLLSHSDSRITEKHYAEIQQDVLTEEVLKLFKL; from the coding sequence ATGAAAATTGGAAAAGCATCTTATTACTTCTTTTTACGAAATTCTAGAATAAATTCCAAAGGAAAAGCTCCTATTCATTGCAGGATTAAAATCATGAATGAAACAAAGGTTATGTCAACAGGAGTTATGGTTGAGCTTAAAAATTGGAATAATTTGACTTTAACAGTAAACCAGAAAAGGGACCCCATTTCATTTCTGATTATTGAAAGGTGGAGAGTTCTACTTTTAAAAACTTTTACGAAGGCATTTTTGGATAACGAAATACCAAATCTAAACCAAGTATTGGTGGATTTAGGAGTAAAAAAGGAAAATATAAATCCAGTTGGTTTTGTTGAAGTTTATAAAATTTATCTTGAAGGAATCCAAAAGCAAATAAATCAAAACTATACCCTAAGTACATTTAATAAATTCAAAACTATTTACAACCATCTGAAAGAATACCTAATTAAAGTTCATAATCAAAAAGAAATATTGTTAAAAGAATTAAAAATAAGGCATCTTTTAGAATTTGAGGAATACATGACAATTGATCTAAAACTTAAACAAATTACAATCAACAAGTCTATCCAGCGACTAAAATCAATTATTAAATATGCCATCGCACATGAGTATCTTGATAAAGATCCTTGGATGGCATTCAAATCCAAGCCTGTTCATATAAACATAAAGTATCTTACAAAAAAGGAATTACAAAAGCTTGAGGCAATTATTCTAGAGGACAACAAATTAAATAAAGTTAGAGATATTTTTATTTTTGCATGCTATACCGGATTTGGGTACTCTGAATTAAAACAATGTTCAATAAAAGGTCTGGAGGAAAAAAGTTCCATATTATGGCTTTCTGTAATTAGACAAAAGACAAAAAAAATCCAAAAAGTTCCACTGCTTCCAAAGGCTCTGAAAATTTGGACTAAATATGGAGGTAAACTCCCAGTAATGTCTAATCAGAAAATGAACCAATATTTAAAGGATATTGGTAAAATCTGCGAATTTGAAACTCCTCTGACTACTCATTTAGCCAGGAAGACTTTTGCAAGCACTGTATTATTAGGTAATAATGTTCCAATTAAGGTAGTGAGTAGTCTGCTTTCACACTCTGATTCAAGGATAACGGAAAAGCATTATGCTGAAATTCAACAAGATGTTCTTACTGAAGAAGTCCTCAAATTATTCAAGCTATAA
- a CDS encoding DEAD/DEAH box helicase family protein: MAKLINYKTHTPKALNSITIDFKDLTERILGTRMFYCSVLNYKPLTIDPKTGYVTKDIETGFDKDLKEILIINAGVGQGKTTAIYNIISKLAKDPKNLIIMASPFKILVNKDFDELSKRIRPNYIQNYEQIQNAPWTISKADIIKKFIARKRVHITTINSLLGNPGRLLFSI, translated from the coding sequence ATGGCCAAATTAATAAATTACAAAACTCACACGCCTAAGGCTTTAAACTCCATTACAATTGACTTTAAGGATCTTACTGAAAGGATCTTAGGCACTAGAATGTTTTATTGCAGTGTGTTAAATTATAAACCACTAACCATAGACCCTAAGACAGGTTATGTTACTAAGGATATTGAAACAGGGTTTGATAAAGATTTGAAAGAAATATTAATAATTAATGCCGGTGTAGGTCAAGGGAAGACCACAGCTATATATAATATCATTTCCAAGCTTGCAAAAGACCCTAAGAACCTAATAATAATGGCGAGTCCATTCAAAATACTTGTCAATAAGGATTTCGATGAATTGTCAAAACGCATTAGACCCAATTATATCCAAAACTATGAGCAAATACAAAATGCGCCATGGACAATAAGTAAGGCAGATATAATCAAGAAATTTATAGCAAGAAAAAGGGTTCATATTACAACAATAAATAGCCTATTGGGTAATCCAGGGAGATTGCTTTTTTCAATCTAA
- a CDS encoding AAA family ATPase has protein sequence MNIHKAERQQAKIKMALQGPAGSGKTYSSLLLAKGLVGDFNKVCVIDTENGSSNLYAHLGTYNIIAISSPYTPEKYIQAIELAESEGMELIIIDSLSHGWEHLVESHAGMAGNSFTNWAKITPRQNALFTKILNSPVHIISTLRVKQDYVLADKNGKMVPEKVGLKAIQRDGVDYEFTIVFDVDIRHHVSCSKDRTGVFINKTEFVISEETGRLIKSWCNQGEENLKERISRATSIQELTAIYRDHIQQHPEISAPLLERKSFLLSNLKSSQNGTFNR, from the coding sequence ATGAATATTCATAAAGCTGAGCGTCAACAAGCCAAAATTAAAATGGCATTACAAGGTCCTGCTGGATCAGGAAAGACATATTCTTCTCTCCTTTTGGCTAAAGGATTAGTGGGAGATTTTAACAAAGTATGTGTCATCGACACTGAAAATGGGTCATCAAATCTATATGCACATCTAGGTACATATAATATTATAGCTATTTCTTCTCCTTACACTCCAGAGAAGTATATCCAAGCTATTGAACTTGCAGAGTCAGAAGGCATGGAATTAATCATCATTGATTCCTTGTCTCATGGTTGGGAACACCTTGTAGAGTCTCATGCAGGAATGGCTGGTAATTCTTTTACCAATTGGGCCAAAATTACCCCAAGACAAAATGCCTTATTTACTAAAATCCTTAATTCGCCGGTACACATAATTTCTACTCTTAGGGTAAAACAGGATTATGTACTTGCAGATAAGAATGGAAAGATGGTCCCTGAAAAAGTAGGCCTTAAAGCCATTCAAAGAGATGGGGTGGATTATGAGTTTACAATTGTTTTTGATGTTGACATTAGGCATCATGTTTCCTGCTCAAAAGACAGAACAGGAGTCTTTATAAACAAAACTGAATTTGTTATTTCAGAGGAAACAGGAAGGCTTATCAAATCCTGGTGCAATCAAGGTGAAGAAAATCTAAAAGAAAGGATAAGCCGGGCAACATCCATACAAGAATTAACTGCCATTTATAGAGATCATATACAGCAACATCCTGAAATCTCAGCTCCACTTCTAGAGAGAAAATCCTTCTTATTATCAAACCTTAAATCTTCTCAAAATGGAACTTTTAACCGTTGA
- a CDS encoding DUF3871 family protein, giving the protein MELLTVDQITETPFIIANTQSATYQALKEEHIIPVFSKDNHPLIAQFQIIETMMDVLSGFKDLKLLDPQIRVSHPIMGRIPEARTKKAFELLPHETTLYFERMMFLIKIPNIRSLIEGKELSLVIGGVKSYSWDNLGKDQRASQHFKFFIGFQVKVCSNLCISTDGTILEFKTSSIDLLGKQIRLMVEGYSPEQHLSWMESLSNYSLTEGQFAHFLGKCRMYQHHLYKEEIPKILITDSQLSSVTKGYYADPHFSNNQGDISLWNLYNLLTEANKSSYIDGFLDRGVNAQQISEELIRGLQSNQSWLI; this is encoded by the coding sequence ATGGAACTTTTAACCGTTGATCAAATTACTGAAACCCCTTTTATTATCGCTAACACCCAAAGCGCTACTTACCAAGCATTAAAAGAGGAGCATATCATTCCTGTATTTTCTAAAGACAACCATCCACTTATTGCTCAATTTCAAATTATTGAAACCATGATGGATGTACTCTCTGGGTTTAAGGATCTAAAACTACTGGATCCACAGATCAGAGTGTCACATCCTATTATGGGTAGAATTCCGGAAGCAAGGACTAAAAAGGCATTTGAATTACTTCCTCATGAAACAACTCTTTATTTTGAAAGGATGATGTTTCTTATAAAGATACCTAACATCAGGTCTTTAATAGAAGGAAAGGAATTGTCTTTAGTAATAGGAGGCGTTAAATCATACTCCTGGGATAATTTAGGTAAAGACCAAAGAGCATCCCAACATTTTAAGTTCTTTATAGGCTTTCAGGTCAAAGTGTGTTCTAATTTATGTATTTCTACAGATGGAACAATACTGGAATTTAAAACAAGTTCTATAGACCTTCTGGGGAAGCAAATAAGGCTTATGGTGGAAGGTTACAGTCCAGAACAGCATTTATCTTGGATGGAATCTTTAAGTAATTATAGCTTAACAGAAGGCCAATTTGCTCACTTTCTGGGTAAATGTAGGATGTATCAACATCATCTTTATAAAGAGGAAATTCCTAAAATCTTGATTACTGATTCTCAATTATCTTCTGTAACAAAGGGTTATTATGCAGATCCTCATTTCTCCAATAATCAAGGAGATATCAGTCTGTGGAATCTTTATAACCTCCTAACAGAGGCAAATAAGAGTAGTTATATAGATGGGTTTCTAGATAGAGGAGTAAATGCTCAGCAAATTTCAGAGGAACTTATAAGGGGTCTCCAGAGTAATCAGAGCTGGCTTATTTAA
- a CDS encoding carboxypeptidase regulatory-like domain-containing protein, translating to MKTIIALFSLIIYSTVTFASDPIPGVDVKVGRKPPGEGQIIENIITDKYGSFEIKNLTAGKYSYYLDFAFKQTGTRGFAPPGPGFAPPGSGMITYALVQVDNIKLLSCTKGKTKAAPAPIVDRFSINISDYGQVNLTIIYDCNSIKGSLEMFDPNQRSLPFYTNTSRSNIKIIKQ from the coding sequence ATGAAAACAATTATTGCTCTCTTTTCTCTAATCATTTATTCAACAGTAACTTTTGCAAGTGATCCTATCCCTGGTGTAGATGTAAAGGTTGGTAGAAAACCACCTGGTGAAGGCCAAATTATTGAAAACATAATTACTGATAAGTATGGATCATTTGAAATTAAGAATCTTACTGCAGGTAAATATTCTTACTACCTGGATTTTGCTTTCAAACAAACTGGCACAAGAGGTTTTGCCCCTCCAGGGCCTGGTTTTGCCCCTCCAGGGTCTGGGATGATTACATATGCTTTAGTACAAGTTGATAATATTAAATTATTGAGTTGCACTAAAGGTAAGACAAAAGCTGCTCCTGCACCTATTGTTGACAGGTTTAGTATTAATATCTCTGATTATGGCCAGGTTAATTTAACGATTATCTATGATTGTAATTCAATTAAAGGAAGTTTAGAAATGTTTGATCCCAATCAAAGAAGTCTACCATTCTATACAAATACAAGTAGAAGCAATATTAAAATTATCAAGCAATAA
- a CDS encoding DUF4339 domain-containing protein yields MKKYFYIKNEKELGPFDLEELKSEKIKRDTLVWFQGIKDWTKASNVPELDELFIYLPPPLPNIQTKKYRISLQLLALTCFVGSVVAWVEVESIVVSGPIAIVISLIAFFFSYEESKNQRVISLIPVFVYTLCMLLILVYDLKPSASTIPVGIIVSIGALLFITLAFDKIKHF; encoded by the coding sequence ATGAAAAAATATTTTTACATTAAAAACGAAAAAGAATTGGGACCTTTTGATCTTGAAGAATTAAAATCAGAAAAGATTAAGCGAGATACATTGGTTTGGTTTCAAGGCATTAAAGATTGGACCAAAGCGTCTAATGTTCCAGAACTCGATGAGTTATTTATCTATTTACCACCACCCTTACCTAATATACAAACAAAAAAATATCGAATTTCATTGCAGCTATTAGCACTAACATGTTTTGTTGGCAGTGTGGTTGCTTGGGTTGAAGTTGAAAGTATTGTTGTTAGTGGCCCTATAGCAATAGTCATAAGTTTAATTGCATTCTTCTTTAGTTATGAAGAAAGCAAAAATCAAAGAGTAATTTCATTAATCCCAGTTTTTGTTTACACATTATGTATGCTTTTGATCTTGGTTTATGATTTAAAGCCAAGTGCATCTACTATACCGGTAGGAATTATAGTGTCTATTGGCGCACTTTTATTCATCACTTTGGCATTTGACAAAATCAAACATTTCTAA